A section of the Enterobacter sp. C2 genome encodes:
- the glpC gene encoding anaerobic glycerol-3-phosphate dehydrogenase subunit GlpC yields the protein MSMTQFESCIKCTVCTTACPVSQVNPAYSGPKQAGPDGERLRLKDPALFDESLSYCTNCKRCETACPSGVNIGDIIQRARAQYAQPKNGLRNTLLSHTDLLGTLSSPIAPLVNATTGLKPVRQLLDKVLHIDHRRTLPKYARGTFRQWYRRQAKCQAAYPEQVAFFHGCYVNYNHPQLGKDVVKVANALGIGVQLLDKERCCGVPLMANGFYDKAKKQARVNLRALEQAIVDNGLTTIATSSTCTLTLRDEYPHLLDLPNAQLRSHIDLATRWLWRRLDEGRTLPLRTLPLTVAYHTPCHMEKMGWTLYSLELLRKIPGVNVIVLDSQCCGIAGTYGFKTENYPTSQAIGAPLFQQIEASGADIVVTDCETCKWQIEMSTSKRCEHPITLLAQALAE from the coding sequence ATGAGCATGACGCAATTTGAGAGCTGTATAAAGTGCACCGTCTGCACCACCGCCTGTCCGGTAAGCCAGGTGAACCCGGCCTACAGCGGCCCTAAACAGGCTGGCCCAGACGGGGAGCGCCTGCGGCTAAAGGATCCGGCCCTGTTTGATGAGTCGCTAAGCTACTGTACTAACTGCAAACGCTGTGAAACCGCCTGCCCTTCTGGGGTCAACATTGGCGATATTATTCAGCGCGCCCGCGCGCAGTACGCCCAACCTAAAAACGGGCTGCGCAATACCCTGCTCAGCCACACCGATCTGCTCGGCACGCTCTCTTCCCCGATCGCACCGCTGGTGAATGCCACCACGGGGCTCAAACCGGTGCGCCAGCTGCTCGACAAGGTACTTCATATTGATCACCGTCGGACGCTGCCCAAATATGCCCGGGGCACCTTTCGCCAGTGGTATCGCCGGCAGGCCAAGTGTCAGGCGGCCTACCCTGAGCAGGTGGCCTTTTTTCACGGCTGCTATGTGAACTACAACCACCCCCAGTTAGGGAAAGATGTCGTGAAGGTGGCTAACGCGCTGGGGATCGGCGTGCAGTTGCTGGATAAGGAGCGATGCTGCGGCGTTCCGCTGATGGCAAACGGCTTCTATGATAAAGCTAAAAAGCAGGCGAGGGTGAACCTGCGCGCCCTGGAGCAGGCCATTGTCGATAACGGTCTGACAACGATAGCGACCTCATCAACCTGTACCCTCACGCTGCGCGATGAGTATCCGCACCTGCTGGATCTGCCCAACGCCCAACTGCGGTCGCATATCGACCTTGCTACGCGCTGGCTGTGGCGCAGGCTAGACGAGGGACGCACCCTGCCGCTGCGAACGCTACCGTTGACGGTGGCCTACCATACCCCATGCCATATGGAGAAGATGGGCTGGACGCTCTACAGCCTGGAGCTGCTGCGGAAAATCCCGGGGGTGAACGTCATCGTACTGGACTCTCAGTGCTGCGGCATTGCCGGAACCTACGGTTTTAAAACCGAGAACTACCCCACCTCGCAGGCAATTGGTGCGCCGCTGTTTCAGCAGATTGAAGCGAGCGGCGCAGACATCGTGGTGACCGACTGCGAAACCTGCAAATGGCAGATAGAGATGTCCACCTCCAAACGCTGTGAACATCCCATTACTCTGCTGGCGCAGGCGCTGGCAGAGTAG
- the nrdB gene encoding class Ia ribonucleoside-diphosphate reductase subunit beta — translation MAYTTFSQTKNDQLKEPMFFGQSVNVARYDQQKYDIFEKLIEKQLSFFWRPEEVDVSRDRIDFQALPEHEKHIFLSNLKYQTLLDSIQGRSPNVALLPLISIPELETWVETWAFSETIHSRSYTHIIRNIVNDPAIVFDDIVTNEQILKRAEGISHFYDDLIQLTSYWHLLGEGTHTVNGQTVTVNLRELKKKLYLCLMSVNALEAIRFYVSFACSFAFAERELMEGNAKIIRLIARDEALHLTGTQHMLNLLRSGVDDPEMAEIAEECKQASYDLFVQAAVQEKEWAEYLFQGGSMIGLNKDILCQYVEYITNIRMQAVGLDLPFQTRSNPIPWINTWLVSDNVQVAPQEVEVSSYLVGQIDSEVNTDDLSDFQL, via the coding sequence ATGGCATACACCACCTTTTCACAGACGAAGAACGATCAGCTGAAAGAGCCGATGTTTTTCGGCCAGTCGGTCAACGTCGCCCGCTACGATCAGCAAAAATATGACATCTTTGAAAAGCTGATTGAGAAACAGCTCTCCTTCTTCTGGCGTCCGGAAGAGGTTGACGTCTCGCGGGATCGCATCGACTTCCAGGCGCTGCCGGAGCATGAAAAGCACATCTTCCTCAGCAATCTGAAATATCAGACGCTGCTGGATTCCATTCAGGGCCGTAGCCCGAACGTGGCCCTGCTGCCGCTGATCTCTATCCCTGAGCTGGAGACATGGGTCGAAACCTGGGCGTTTTCCGAGACTATCCACTCTCGCTCCTACACCCATATCATTCGTAATATCGTTAACGATCCGGCAATCGTCTTCGACGATATCGTCACCAACGAGCAGATCCTCAAGCGAGCGGAAGGTATCTCCCACTTCTATGACGATCTGATCCAGCTGACCAGCTACTGGCACCTGCTGGGCGAAGGGACGCATACCGTCAACGGCCAGACCGTGACCGTAAATCTGCGCGAGCTGAAGAAGAAACTCTACCTCTGCCTGATGAGCGTTAACGCGCTGGAAGCGATCCGCTTCTACGTCAGCTTCGCCTGCTCCTTCGCTTTCGCCGAGCGCGAGCTGATGGAAGGCAACGCCAAGATCATTCGCCTGATCGCCCGTGACGAAGCCCTGCACCTGACCGGCACCCAGCATATGCTGAACCTGCTGCGCAGCGGCGTAGACGATCCGGAGATGGCGGAAATTGCTGAAGAGTGCAAGCAGGCCTCGTACGATCTCTTCGTGCAGGCGGCAGTGCAGGAGAAAGAGTGGGCAGAGTATCTCTTCCAGGGCGGCTCGATGATCGGCCTGAACAAGGATATTCTCTGCCAGTACGTAGAGTACATCACCAATATCCGTATGCAGGCGGTGGGCCTGGATCTGCCGTTCCAAACCCGCTCCAACCCGATCCCGTGGATCAACACCTGGCTGGTCTCTGACAACGTCCAGGTGGCACCGCAGGAGGTTGAGGTGAGCTCTTACCTGGTCGGGCAGATCGATTCGGAAGTTAACACCGACGATCTCAGCGACTTCCAGCTCTAA
- the yfaE gene encoding class I ribonucleotide reductase maintenance protein YfaE: MGAVTLRITGAQLLCQDEHPSLLAALEFHKVNVEYQCRQGYCGSCRTRLIAGQVEWLTEPLAFIQAGEILPCCCRAMGDIELDL, encoded by the coding sequence ATGGGTGCGGTGACGCTGCGCATCACTGGCGCACAGCTGCTGTGCCAGGATGAACATCCGTCGCTGCTGGCGGCGTTAGAGTTCCACAAGGTCAACGTAGAGTATCAGTGCCGGCAGGGCTACTGCGGCTCCTGCCGTACCCGGCTGATTGCTGGTCAGGTTGAGTGGCTCACCGAGCCGCTGGCCTTTATCCAGGCCGGGGAGATCCTCCCCTGCTGCTGTCGCGCCATGGGCGATATTGAACTCGATCTGTAG
- the nrdA gene encoding class 1a ribonucleoside-diphosphate reductase subunit alpha, giving the protein MNQSLLVTKRDGRTERINLDKIHRVLDWAAEGLNNVSISQVELRSHIQFYDGIKTSDIHETIIKAAADLISRDAPDYQYLAARLAIFHLRKKAYGQFEPPVLIDHVRKMIELGKYDSHLLEDYTEEEFQQMDGFIQHDRDLTFSYAAVKQLEGKYLVQNRVTGEIYESAQFLYILVAACLFSNYPRDTRLDYVKRFYDAVSTFKISLPTPIMSGVRTPTRQFSSCVLIECGDSLDSINATSSAIVKYVSQRAGIGINAGRIRALGSPIRGGEAFHTGCIPFYKHFQTAVKSCSQGGVRGGAATLFYPMWHLEVESLLVLKNNRGVEGNRVRHMDYGVQINKLMYTRLLKGQDITLFSPSDVPGLYDAFFADQDEFERLYVQYEQDESIRKQRVKAVELFSLMMQERASTGRIYIQNVDHCNTHSPFDPAVAPVRQSNLCLEIALPTKPLMDVNDENGEIALCTLSAFNLGAINSLDELEELAVLAVRALDALLDYQDYPIPAAKRGAMGRRTLGIGVINYAYWLAKNGKRYSDGSANNLTHQTFEAIQYFLLKASNELAKEQGACPWFNETTYAQGILPIDTYKKDLDGITDEALHYNWEALRQSIQTHGLRNSTLSALMPSETSSQISNATNGIEPPRGHVSIKASKDGILRQVVPDYEHLKNNYELLWEMPNNDGYLQLVGIMQKFIDQSISANTNYDPSRFPSGKVPMQQLLKDLLTAYKFGVKTLYYQNTRDGAEDAQDDMVPSIQDDGCESGACKI; this is encoded by the coding sequence ATGAATCAGAGTCTGCTGGTGACGAAGCGTGATGGTCGTACTGAACGCATCAATCTGGATAAAATCCACCGGGTGCTGGATTGGGCGGCAGAAGGGCTGAATAACGTATCGATCTCTCAGGTTGAACTGCGTTCCCACATTCAGTTCTACGACGGCATTAAAACGTCCGACATCCACGAAACCATTATCAAAGCCGCTGCGGATCTCATCTCCCGCGACGCGCCGGATTATCAATATCTGGCTGCCCGCCTTGCCATCTTCCACCTGCGTAAAAAAGCCTACGGCCAGTTTGAGCCGCCGGTGCTGATTGACCACGTACGCAAAATGATTGAGCTGGGCAAATACGATAGTCATCTGCTGGAAGACTACACGGAAGAAGAGTTCCAGCAGATGGACGGTTTCATCCAGCACGACCGCGACCTGACCTTCTCCTATGCGGCAGTGAAGCAGCTGGAAGGTAAATACCTGGTTCAGAACCGCGTGACCGGCGAAATCTACGAGAGCGCCCAGTTCCTCTACATTCTGGTTGCCGCGTGCCTGTTCTCTAACTATCCGCGCGACACCCGTCTGGACTACGTGAAGCGTTTCTATGACGCGGTCTCAACCTTTAAGATCTCGCTGCCGACGCCGATCATGTCCGGCGTGCGTACCCCAACTCGCCAGTTCAGCTCCTGCGTGCTGATCGAGTGCGGCGACAGCCTGGACTCCATCAACGCCACCTCCAGCGCGATTGTGAAGTATGTCTCCCAGCGCGCCGGTATCGGCATCAACGCTGGCCGCATCCGCGCGCTCGGCAGCCCGATCCGCGGCGGTGAAGCGTTCCACACCGGCTGTATTCCGTTCTACAAGCACTTCCAGACCGCGGTGAAGTCCTGCTCTCAGGGCGGCGTGCGCGGCGGTGCGGCAACCCTCTTCTACCCGATGTGGCATCTGGAAGTTGAGAGCCTGCTGGTGCTGAAAAACAACCGTGGCGTTGAGGGCAACCGCGTTCGTCACATGGACTACGGCGTACAGATCAACAAGCTGATGTACACCCGTCTGCTGAAGGGCCAGGATATCACCCTCTTCAGCCCGTCCGATGTGCCAGGGCTGTACGATGCCTTCTTTGCCGATCAGGACGAGTTTGAGCGCCTGTACGTGCAGTATGAGCAGGATGAGAGCATCCGTAAGCAGCGCGTGAAGGCCGTTGAGCTCTTCTCGCTGATGATGCAGGAGCGTGCTTCTACCGGCCGTATCTACATTCAGAACGTGGACCACTGCAACACCCACAGCCCGTTCGATCCGGCTGTTGCGCCGGTGCGCCAGTCCAACCTGTGCCTGGAGATCGCCCTGCCGACCAAACCGCTGATGGACGTCAACGACGAGAACGGTGAAATCGCGCTCTGCACGCTGTCGGCGTTCAACCTCGGCGCAATCAACAGCCTGGACGAGCTGGAAGAGCTGGCGGTGCTGGCGGTACGTGCTCTGGATGCGCTGCTGGACTATCAGGACTACCCGATCCCGGCCGCAAAACGCGGGGCAATGGGCCGCCGTACGCTGGGTATTGGCGTAATCAACTACGCCTACTGGCTGGCGAAAAACGGCAAGCGCTACTCCGACGGCAGCGCCAACAACCTGACCCACCAGACCTTTGAAGCCATTCAGTACTTCCTGCTGAAAGCGTCTAACGAGCTGGCGAAAGAGCAAGGCGCGTGCCCGTGGTTCAACGAGACCACCTATGCCCAGGGTATCCTGCCGATCGACACCTATAAAAAGGATCTCGACGGTATTACCGATGAGGCACTGCACTACAACTGGGAAGCGCTGCGTCAGTCCATTCAGACCCACGGCCTGCGTAACTCCACGCTCTCCGCGTTGATGCCGTCTGAAACCTCGTCGCAGATCTCTAACGCCACCAACGGCATTGAGCCGCCGCGCGGCCACGTGAGCATCAAAGCGTCGAAAGACGGGATCCTGCGCCAGGTGGTGCCGGACTATGAACACCTGAAAAACAACTATGAGCTGCTGTGGGAGATGCCGAACAACGACGGTTACCTCCAGCTGGTAGGCATCATGCAGAAGTTTATCGACCAGTCGATCTCTGCTAACACCAACTACGATCCGTCCCGCTTCCCGTCTGGCAAAGTGCCGATGCAGCAGCTGCTGAAGGATCTGCTCACTGCCTATAAGTTTGGCGTCAAGACCCTGTACTATCAGAACACCCGCGACGGTGCGGAAGATGCGCAGGACGATATGGTGCCTTCTATTCAGGACGATGGCTGCGAAAGCGGCGCATGTAAGATTTAA
- the glpT gene encoding glycerol-3-phosphate transporter gives MLSIFKPAPHQARLGKAEIDPLYRRLRWQIFIGIFFGYAAYYLVRKNFALAMPYLVEQGFSRGDLGFALSGISIAYGFSKFIMGSVSDRSNPRVFLPAGLILAAAVMLFMGFVPWATSSIAVMFVLLFLCGWFQGMGWPPCGRTMVHWWSQKERGGIVSVWNCAHNVGGGIPPLLFLLGMAWFNDWKAALYMPAFGAIVVAIIAFALMRDTPQSQGLPPIEEYKNDYPDDYSEQHEEELTAKQIFMKYVLPNKLLWYIAIANVFVYLLRYGILDWSPTYLREVKHFALDKSSWAYFLYEYAGIPGTLLCGWMSDKVFKGNRGATGVFFMTLVTIATVVYWLNPAGNPGVDMACMIVIGFLIYGPVMLIGLHALELAPKKAAGTAAGFTGLFGYLGGSVAASAIVGYTVDFFGWDGGFMVMIGGSVLAVLLLIVVMFGEKRHHAEMLARR, from the coding sequence ATGCTCAGTATCTTTAAACCAGCGCCACATCAGGCGCGCCTGGGAAAAGCAGAAATTGATCCCCTATACCGCCGTTTGCGCTGGCAAATCTTCATCGGCATCTTCTTTGGCTACGCGGCGTACTATCTGGTGCGTAAAAACTTCGCCCTCGCCATGCCCTATCTGGTGGAGCAGGGGTTCTCACGCGGCGATCTCGGATTCGCACTGTCGGGCATCTCCATTGCCTACGGTTTCTCCAAGTTCATTATGGGCTCAGTATCGGATCGCTCTAATCCACGCGTTTTCCTCCCTGCCGGTCTAATTCTGGCAGCAGCGGTGATGCTGTTTATGGGCTTCGTGCCGTGGGCGACGTCGAGCATTGCCGTGATGTTTGTCCTGCTTTTCCTCTGCGGTTGGTTCCAGGGAATGGGATGGCCACCGTGCGGACGTACTATGGTTCACTGGTGGTCGCAGAAAGAGCGCGGCGGCATTGTCTCAGTGTGGAACTGCGCGCATAACGTGGGCGGCGGTATCCCGCCTCTGCTGTTCCTGCTGGGGATGGCCTGGTTCAACGACTGGAAAGCCGCGCTCTATATGCCAGCGTTCGGTGCGATTGTGGTGGCAATCATTGCCTTTGCGCTGATGCGTGACACACCGCAGTCTCAGGGGCTGCCCCCTATTGAAGAGTACAAAAACGACTATCCTGATGACTATAGCGAGCAGCACGAAGAGGAGCTGACCGCTAAACAGATCTTCATGAAGTATGTCCTGCCTAACAAGCTGCTGTGGTACATCGCGATAGCCAACGTCTTTGTCTATCTGCTGCGTTACGGCATCCTCGACTGGTCGCCGACCTACCTGCGTGAGGTGAAGCATTTTGCGCTGGATAAATCCTCTTGGGCCTACTTCCTCTATGAATATGCGGGGATCCCTGGCACCCTGCTGTGCGGCTGGATGTCGGATAAGGTGTTCAAAGGTAACCGTGGTGCAACGGGCGTATTCTTTATGACGCTGGTGACCATTGCTACCGTGGTGTACTGGCTTAACCCGGCGGGCAACCCAGGCGTGGATATGGCCTGCATGATTGTTATCGGCTTCCTTATCTATGGCCCGGTGATGCTGATTGGTCTGCATGCCCTGGAGCTGGCCCCGAAAAAAGCGGCTGGTACGGCGGCTGGCTTTACCGGCCTGTTTGGTTACCTGGGCGGTTCGGTGGCGGCGAGCGCCATCGTAGGCTATACCGTTGACTTCTTCGGCTGGGACGGTGGCTTTATGGTGATGATCGGCGGAAGCGTGCTGGCCGTATTGCTGCTGATTGTGGTGATGTTCGGTGAAAAACGGCACCATGCGGAGATGCTGGCGCGTCGTTAA
- a CDS encoding helix-turn-helix domain-containing protein, with translation MSKDTMGYRLYGYVIGKEIHFEIENRRLYRLPQGSADKSFIFGSVLFNHTMLHLFVYLLQHGRHATVPREELLRVVWEENDLVPSSQRLWQVLRNLNRRLSLLGLPDDFIANVRGSGYIINYVDITPIYYRVSELQRCPEKITES, from the coding sequence ATGAGTAAAGATACGATGGGATATCGGCTATACGGTTACGTAATAGGCAAAGAAATTCACTTCGAGATTGAAAACCGAAGGCTTTATCGCCTGCCGCAGGGAAGCGCCGATAAATCATTTATCTTTGGCTCGGTATTATTTAACCATACGATGCTGCATCTGTTTGTCTATCTTTTACAGCATGGCCGTCATGCGACGGTACCGCGCGAGGAGCTGCTGCGCGTGGTGTGGGAGGAGAACGATCTGGTGCCATCGAGCCAGCGCCTGTGGCAGGTATTAAGAAACCTCAATCGTCGACTGAGTCTGCTGGGATTACCTGATGATTTCATCGCCAACGTCAGGGGAAGCGGCTATATCATTAACTACGTTGATATTACGCCAATCTATTACAGGGTCAGTGAACTCCAGCGCTGCCCTGAGAAAATAACGGAGAGTTAG
- the glpA gene encoding anaerobic glycerol-3-phosphate dehydrogenase subunit A, whose translation MAVHDPHHSDVIIIGGGATGAGIARDCALRGLNVVLVERHDIATGATGRNHGLLHSGARYAVTDNESARECIAENQILKRIARHCVEATDGLFITLPEDDLAFQHTFITACISAGIDAEAIDPLLARRLEPAVNPALIGAVKVPDGTVDPFRLTAANMLDAQEHGARILTGHEVTGLIRQGDRVCGVRLFNTHYREHSERYASVVVNAAGIWGQRIADYADLAIRMFPAKGSLLILDHRINHHVINRCRKPADADILVPGDTISLIGTTSTRIDYSEIDANRVTPEEVDILLREGEKLAPIMGRTRILRAYAGVRPLVASDDDPTGRSVSRGIVLLDHAQRDGLEGFITITGGKLMTYRLMAEWATDAVCRKLNHSVPCTTARDPLPGSREPIDTARKTLSLPAPLRGSALYRHGDRVSAWPEETRHSRSLVCECEAVTAGEVQYAVEHLNVRSLLDLRRRTRVGMGTCQGELCACRAAGLLNRLSVTNEAQTLSQLSQFLNERWKGIHPVAWGDALRESEFTRWVYMGLCGLEKGEPDEL comes from the coding sequence ATGGCTGTTCACGATCCTCACCATAGCGATGTGATTATCATTGGCGGCGGCGCGACCGGGGCGGGCATAGCACGCGACTGTGCTCTGCGCGGGCTAAACGTTGTGCTGGTCGAGCGCCATGACATTGCCACCGGCGCCACCGGGCGTAATCACGGCCTGCTGCACAGCGGCGCACGCTATGCGGTTACCGATAATGAATCCGCCCGCGAGTGCATTGCCGAAAACCAGATCCTCAAACGCATCGCCCGTCACTGTGTAGAAGCCACCGACGGGCTGTTCATTACCCTTCCCGAAGACGATCTCGCGTTTCAGCACACCTTTATTACCGCCTGCATCTCGGCGGGTATTGATGCCGAAGCCATCGATCCTCTTCTCGCTCGTCGGCTGGAGCCTGCCGTCAACCCGGCACTGATTGGCGCGGTTAAGGTCCCGGACGGCACCGTCGATCCCTTCCGACTCACGGCGGCTAATATGCTGGATGCCCAGGAGCATGGGGCGCGTATCCTGACGGGCCATGAGGTCACTGGCCTGATTCGTCAGGGAGATCGCGTGTGCGGCGTGCGGCTCTTTAATACGCACTATCGTGAGCACAGCGAACGGTATGCCAGCGTCGTGGTTAACGCGGCGGGTATCTGGGGGCAGCGCATTGCCGACTATGCCGATCTCGCTATTCGGATGTTCCCGGCTAAAGGATCGCTGCTGATCCTCGATCATCGCATTAATCACCATGTGATCAACCGCTGCCGAAAACCTGCCGACGCCGACATTCTGGTGCCCGGCGATACCATTTCGTTAATTGGCACCACCTCAACCCGCATTGACTATAGCGAGATCGACGCCAACCGGGTGACGCCTGAAGAGGTCGATATTCTGCTGCGTGAGGGTGAGAAACTGGCTCCCATAATGGGCAGAACGCGCATCCTGCGCGCCTATGCCGGGGTGCGCCCGCTGGTGGCAAGCGATGATGATCCGACCGGGCGCAGCGTCAGCCGCGGCATTGTGCTGCTCGACCATGCCCAACGCGACGGGCTGGAGGGGTTTATCACCATTACCGGCGGGAAGCTGATGACCTATCGCCTGATGGCGGAGTGGGCGACCGACGCCGTGTGCCGCAAGCTTAACCATAGCGTCCCCTGCACTACCGCCCGCGATCCGCTGCCGGGCTCACGAGAGCCGATCGACACCGCACGGAAGACCCTCTCACTCCCCGCTCCGCTGCGCGGCTCGGCCCTCTATCGCCATGGCGATCGCGTTTCCGCCTGGCCTGAGGAGACGCGCCACAGCCGCAGCCTGGTGTGCGAGTGCGAGGCCGTCACCGCCGGGGAGGTGCAGTATGCGGTTGAACATCTTAACGTGCGCTCTCTGCTCGATCTGCGCCGCCGAACCCGCGTCGGAATGGGAACCTGCCAGGGAGAACTGTGCGCCTGCCGCGCTGCGGGGCTGCTTAACCGTCTCAGTGTTACCAATGAGGCACAGACTCTGAGCCAGCTGTCGCAGTTTCTTAACGAGCGCTGGAAAGGCATCCATCCCGTGGCCTGGGGAGATGCGCTGCGGGAGAGCGAGTTTACCCGCTGGGTCTACATGGGACTATGCGGGCTGGAAAAGGGGGAGCCAGATGAACTTTGA
- the ubiG gene encoding bifunctional 2-polyprenyl-6-hydroxyphenol methylase/3-demethylubiquinol 3-O-methyltransferase UbiG: MNAEKPPVAQNVDYEEIAKFEAVASRWWDTEGEFKPLHRINPLRLGYIAERVGGLFGKKVLDVGCGGGILAESMAREGANVSGLDMGFEPLQVARLHALESGIHVDYVQETVEEHAAKQAGEYDVVTCMEMLEHVPDPQSVVHACARLVKPGGHVFFSTLNRSGKAWLLAIVGAEYVLRMVPKGTHDVKKFIKPAELISWIDPTPLQERHMIGLHYNPLSDRFKLAPGVDVNYMLHTQAKNS; this comes from the coding sequence ATGAATGCTGAAAAACCGCCGGTGGCTCAAAACGTTGACTATGAAGAGATCGCCAAATTTGAAGCCGTGGCGTCACGCTGGTGGGATACCGAAGGCGAGTTTAAACCGCTGCATCGTATCAACCCCCTGCGCCTGGGCTATATCGCCGAGCGCGTCGGCGGCCTGTTCGGCAAAAAAGTGCTGGACGTTGGCTGCGGCGGCGGCATCCTGGCCGAGAGCATGGCCCGGGAAGGCGCTAACGTCAGCGGCCTCGATATGGGCTTTGAGCCGCTACAGGTTGCTCGCCTGCACGCCCTGGAGTCCGGCATTCATGTCGACTACGTTCAGGAGACGGTAGAGGAGCATGCGGCTAAGCAGGCAGGAGAGTATGACGTCGTCACCTGCATGGAGATGCTGGAGCACGTTCCCGATCCGCAGTCGGTGGTGCACGCCTGCGCCCGCCTCGTTAAGCCTGGCGGCCACGTCTTCTTCTCGACGCTTAACCGCAGCGGCAAAGCCTGGCTGCTGGCGATTGTTGGCGCAGAGTACGTGTTGCGCATGGTGCCGAAAGGTACGCACGACGTGAAGAAGTTTATTAAACCCGCCGAACTGATTAGCTGGATCGATCCTACTCCGCTGCAGGAGCGGCATATGATTGGCCTGCACTACAATCCGCTTAGCGATCGCTTTAAGCTGGCGCCAGGGGTTGACGTGAACTACATGCTGCACACCCAGGCAAAAAACAGCTAA
- the glpB gene encoding glycerol-3-phosphate dehydrogenase subunit GlpB: MNFDTVIIGGGLAGLLCGITLTARGQRVAIVSRGRSALSFSSGSLDLLSHLPNGETVTDLHAGLARLADLAPMHPYALLGPERVIEYAHEAQRLLANSGLVMQGHVEKPHFRVTPLGRVRPAWLSPQEAPVAPSPGVHVGIIGIEGFLDFQPALAAAGLRRLGVTATAHEMSLPALDSLRDNPSEFRAVTIARVLDDEAQFAPLCDALHALSQEHDVLWLPACFGLTDNRVWTRLNEALPGKVQLLPTLPPSVFGMRMQTLLQRQFIKNGGIWLPGDEVLNTTVSAGRVSALWTRRHEDIPLRPRHVVLASGSFFSNGLIAERLGIREAVLGLEVQQPERGNWTRDDLFAAQPWQHAGVRTDNTLRGWLNGERLENLYVAGSVLGGFDAITQGCGGGVCAVTALHAARQICAREDLQ; encoded by the coding sequence ATGAACTTTGATACGGTAATTATCGGCGGCGGGCTGGCAGGCTTACTGTGCGGCATAACGCTCACGGCACGCGGCCAGCGCGTTGCCATCGTCAGTCGGGGAAGGAGCGCGCTCAGCTTCTCCTCTGGCTCGCTGGATCTGCTCTCCCACCTGCCCAACGGCGAGACGGTGACGGATCTCCACGCCGGGCTGGCGAGGCTGGCGGATCTGGCCCCGATGCACCCCTACGCTCTGCTGGGGCCTGAGCGGGTAATCGAGTATGCCCACGAAGCCCAGCGCCTGCTGGCCAACAGTGGCCTGGTGATGCAGGGGCACGTAGAAAAGCCCCATTTTCGCGTAACGCCGCTGGGCAGAGTGCGCCCGGCGTGGCTTAGCCCGCAGGAGGCGCCGGTTGCGCCATCGCCGGGCGTGCATGTTGGCATCATCGGCATCGAAGGCTTCCTCGACTTTCAGCCAGCGCTTGCCGCTGCCGGGCTGCGCAGGCTGGGCGTTACCGCCACTGCCCACGAAATGAGCCTCCCTGCCCTCGACAGTCTGCGTGACAACCCGAGCGAGTTCCGTGCCGTCACTATCGCCCGGGTGCTCGACGATGAGGCGCAGTTTGCCCCGCTCTGCGACGCGCTGCACGCTTTGAGCCAGGAGCATGATGTGCTCTGGCTGCCTGCCTGCTTTGGCCTGACGGATAACCGCGTCTGGACTCGCCTGAATGAAGCATTACCCGGCAAGGTGCAGCTCCTGCCTACGCTTCCGCCGTCGGTATTCGGCATGCGGATGCAGACGCTGCTCCAGCGGCAGTTTATTAAAAACGGCGGCATCTGGCTGCCGGGCGATGAGGTGCTGAACACCACCGTTAGCGCGGGTCGAGTCAGTGCATTGTGGACGCGCAGGCATGAGGATATTCCCCTCCGTCCACGTCATGTGGTGCTGGCCAGCGGCAGCTTCTTCAGCAACGGCTTGATTGCTGAACGCCTGGGCATTCGCGAGGCAGTGCTGGGGTTAGAGGTCCAGCAGCCTGAGAGAGGCAACTGGACTCGCGACGATCTGTTTGCTGCCCAACCATGGCAGCATGCTGGCGTACGTACCGACAATACGCTGCGCGGCTGGCTAAACGGCGAACGGCTTGAAAATCTCTACGTTGCCGGTTCGGTGCTGGGCGGTTTCGATGCCATTACCCAGGGATGCGGCGGCGGAGTCTGCGCCGTAACCGCATTACACGCGGCGCGGCAGATCTGCGCCAGGGAGGATCTGCAATGA